One Vibrio quintilis DNA segment encodes these proteins:
- the pfkB gene encoding 1-phosphofructokinase, giving the protein MTKKVVTITLNPALDLTGSLDTLNQGSVSLVSQGSLHAAGKGVNVAQVLSDLGAQVTVTGFLGQENQDVFCQLFETIKAKDEFIRVEGATRINVKLVESSGDVSDINFPGVEVSPEAIAAFEKTLLRLAEDHEYFVLAGSLPKGISPEQCAAWIEKLHQLGKKVLFDSSRDALAAGLDAHPWLIKPNDEELSHFVGKTLSSMSECQNAASELASRQIENIVVSMGADGVMWLHNNEWLHAKPPRMEVVSTVGAGDTLVAGLCWGHMQEMKKEELLTFATALSALAVTQVGVGVPDRNELATLQQKIQLQPYSPQASN; this is encoded by the coding sequence ATGACGAAAAAAGTAGTCACAATCACGCTCAACCCTGCCCTTGATTTAACCGGCAGTCTTGACACCCTGAACCAGGGATCAGTAAGTCTGGTCAGTCAGGGTTCGCTTCATGCAGCAGGTAAAGGTGTGAATGTTGCTCAGGTATTGAGTGACTTAGGTGCACAAGTCACAGTCACCGGCTTTTTAGGTCAGGAAAATCAGGATGTCTTCTGCCAGCTTTTTGAAACGATCAAGGCTAAAGATGAGTTCATCCGCGTTGAAGGTGCAACCCGGATTAACGTAAAACTGGTGGAATCTTCCGGTGACGTCAGTGACATCAACTTCCCGGGCGTCGAAGTTTCTCCGGAAGCGATTGCTGCTTTTGAGAAAACGCTGCTCCGCCTTGCCGAAGATCATGAGTATTTCGTTCTCGCAGGCAGCCTGCCTAAAGGCATTTCGCCTGAACAGTGTGCAGCCTGGATAGAAAAACTCCATCAATTGGGCAAAAAAGTATTGTTTGACAGCAGCCGTGATGCTCTGGCCGCAGGCCTTGATGCGCATCCATGGCTGATTAAGCCAAATGATGAAGAACTTTCTCACTTTGTCGGGAAAACATTAAGCTCAATGTCTGAATGCCAGAATGCAGCATCAGAACTCGCATCGAGACAGATTGAAAATATCGTGGTGTCGATGGGTGCTGATGGTGTGATGTGGCTTCATAACAATGAATGGCTGCATGCTAAGCCACCCCGTATGGAAGTTGTCAGTACAGTAGGTGCCGGAGATACACTGGTTGCCGGTCTGTGCTGGGGCCACATGCAGGAAATGAAAAAAGAGGAATTACTTACATTTGCGACTGCCTTGTCTGCACTTGCAGTCACGCAGGTTGGTGTCGGTGTTCCGGACAGAAACGAATTAGCAACCCTACAACAGAAAATCCAATTACAACCGTATAGCCCTCAGGCTAGTAATTAA
- a CDS encoding putative ATP-dependent zinc protease, translating to MRRQWKRCVPLVLAGGLAACSSTEPAHHTRLDSLTLPPGGTEDIIHPQMLESQPVIVRTKPHVSSVKKKQVVKPEPEVKKKLQLSKRQPHHLQQQQQQQQQQQQQQQQQKRQEKIKPHYTMMGDGRLLLGSREWIWIPGIDLPLKASMETGHELSSIYASTVHYFKRNGQQWVTFHLLPKKPKAVMSLPVSYWVKEKGGRSADHIPVIMSWIEIGEVKEPVEFKLYQATEPRSLITLGHNFLKDNAVVDSSRHFVQPKPVIE from the coding sequence ATGAGACGACAATGGAAGCGTTGTGTTCCTCTGGTATTAGCTGGCGGGCTGGCAGCCTGTAGTTCAACTGAGCCCGCTCATCATACCAGGCTGGATAGCCTGACGCTTCCTCCCGGAGGCACGGAAGACATCATTCATCCTCAGATGCTTGAAAGCCAGCCAGTGATTGTCCGGACCAAGCCTCATGTCAGTTCTGTAAAGAAAAAACAAGTCGTCAAACCTGAGCCCGAAGTGAAGAAAAAGCTTCAGCTCAGTAAGCGGCAACCCCATCATTTACAGCAACAGCAACAGCAACAGCAACAGCAACAGCAACAGCAACAGCAACAAAAGCGTCAGGAAAAAATAAAGCCCCATTATACCATGATGGGAGATGGGCGCTTGCTGCTGGGAAGCCGGGAATGGATATGGATTCCGGGGATTGATTTACCTCTGAAGGCCAGTATGGAAACCGGGCATGAGCTGTCTTCAATTTATGCTTCAACGGTGCATTATTTTAAACGTAATGGCCAGCAATGGGTCACTTTTCACTTGTTACCGAAAAAACCAAAGGCTGTGATGAGTTTGCCGGTCAGCTACTGGGTTAAAGAAAAAGGTGGTCGTTCAGCGGACCATATTCCTGTCATTATGAGCTGGATTGAGATCGGGGAAGTCAAAGAGCCGGTTGAGTTTAAGCTTTATCAGGCAACTGAACCCCGGTCGCTGATTACCCTTGGCCATAACTTCCTGAAAGATAATGCTGTGGTTGATTCCAGTCGTCACTTTGTACAGCCAAAACCTGTGATTGAATAA
- a CDS encoding amino acid aminotransferase — MFSHLPAPVLDPILSLSAAFREDNRPDKVDLGIGVYRNNQGQTPIMRAIQTAESRLIDTQTTKSYVGLAGDEVFNQCIANLVLGETPVADRLVAVQTPGASGALRMLGDLIHTAQPGSTVWLSDPSYVNHRPVMEAAGLKVRHYQYFCRETKRVDVARMLDDLSKAGSEDIVLLHGCCHNPTGADIDFAAWQAVTELAQKNGFTPFVDLAYQGFGDGLEADVKGLRWMAEHVEEMMITSSCSKNFGLYRERTGAAIVIGKNAADAMNAKGKILTLARATYTMPPDHGAALVRTVLQDPDLKQVWQQELVEMQQRLLNLRQMLCKTLRDEQSTQVFDFIESHKGMFTMLGFSAAQMGQLRDDYGIYGVDDSRINIAGLTESDISYVAEAIAQVANQTK; from the coding sequence ATGTTTTCTCATCTCCCAGCTCCGGTTCTGGATCCGATTCTTTCTCTTTCTGCCGCATTCCGTGAGGATAACCGTCCGGATAAAGTTGATCTTGGTATTGGTGTATACCGGAATAATCAGGGCCAGACGCCGATTATGCGTGCCATTCAGACTGCGGAGTCCCGGTTGATAGACACGCAAACCACAAAATCTTATGTGGGCCTGGCCGGAGATGAGGTTTTCAATCAATGTATTGCGAATCTGGTGCTTGGTGAGACGCCTGTCGCCGACAGACTTGTGGCAGTACAAACGCCCGGAGCCAGCGGTGCACTCCGGATGCTCGGTGATCTGATTCACACAGCACAGCCGGGATCGACCGTGTGGCTCAGCGATCCCAGCTATGTGAATCACCGCCCGGTGATGGAAGCCGCGGGACTGAAAGTCAGACATTATCAGTATTTCTGCCGGGAAACGAAGCGGGTGGATGTGGCCCGTATGCTTGATGATTTGTCAAAAGCGGGATCTGAGGATATTGTTTTACTGCATGGATGTTGTCACAATCCAACTGGCGCAGATATTGATTTTGCTGCATGGCAGGCAGTCACAGAACTGGCGCAGAAGAATGGCTTTACGCCATTTGTTGATTTGGCTTATCAGGGATTTGGTGATGGTCTTGAAGCAGATGTGAAAGGCCTTCGCTGGATGGCTGAGCACGTTGAAGAGATGATGATTACTTCATCCTGCTCCAAAAATTTCGGTCTTTACCGTGAGCGGACAGGGGCTGCGATTGTTATTGGTAAAAATGCCGCGGATGCAATGAATGCTAAAGGTAAAATTCTGACGCTTGCCCGTGCAACTTATACTATGCCACCTGATCATGGGGCAGCTTTGGTTCGTACGGTACTGCAGGATCCGGATCTAAAACAGGTCTGGCAACAGGAACTGGTTGAAATGCAGCAGCGTTTATTGAATCTGCGGCAAATGTTGTGTAAAACATTACGGGATGAGCAAAGCACGCAAGTATTTGATTTTATTGAATCTCATAAGGGAATGTTTACGATGCTCGGGTTCTCCGCGGCGCAGATGGGTCAGCTGAGAGACGATTATGGCATTTACGGTGTTGATGACAGCCGGATTAATATTGCCGGTTTGACTGAATCGGACATCTCTTATGTGGCAGAGGCGATTGCTCAGGTTGCAAATCAGACAAAATGA
- a CDS encoding VPA1269 family protein produces MSSIIFSQKDDSNIYISKGFWNKKNIIANLSDKLYLLKQDITTDELVNVMADHRKMFLSEKILANTSPTKLKNATQFPLRFTDMAEFSDYLEVNSNGVLQGKTIQNFINSQPSTNPEQQLLSSGKIITDTLLNHFSESPHKVLNWDSENFFRFLCSLDLLFNAEYLKTLVRDDLFSILFRLSQTDWSTFNPTNQPLTALVKDKKNFLVSVNNFKEMGLYDDAITISPEFAIWIKPILRKIKRGISTENQRRNLLCAYNKLTLASGQWLALGALKKYWIMPPSNRLVEILTSLQDNITLPLSELSTPEDKINHKHYPMTVYKKQQAFFICCTTIREIEDLPQNVANWISFKNTRQWWGNILNDYQAKNNLPLWPIDLLNQQRLKTVSNRKKWTVSWAKENMSPAWADFVETMYLADVNLNCSTASSKIRNLYYWAKSQNITSPWEITPNDLLNASIDKNKVSFREYLQKIRDNADKKNSNSDSHVKRKNSSTVHITSWQGANSAFELVVSYGKLPGTPVNVLAHKLKNPFEGFEIPFRTKRRSSKTPRARMLYEIQEALVDELLGLEKQEKIIKQTRQDQNGNVLCNSDGSALYEEKRIIVEVPTFKFAKKIALETIQLSKRGHPDFFYVTNPQDPNKKESMWNPSTAVILALLLLLPIRSIQARWLDQGLMDDMVFDRELRVMVKNTHSLQNWTYSNGISHSELYGSRSGILQTSLSDFQDVEETILWISTNKTALWDGAQKTGYSLPWPDGLDLLNSENNDVQAQGRKLARVYEVLNYQFEFMEQYDPEPIPISFQHSTDESYRVPHDEDELKTMPWFVPLCRDLGNPISITLPNGETSFAAPCIPRSRIVKLYSALCFHVEQKLKKNKQLSGIKLTGKIDYKHASHAYKGYVPLFDIHSLRVAGISHLIELGVPIYIVSEYIAGHSTIIMTLHYFKTHPLFLRKKLMDAMLNGQLLDGYESIVDELSHMANSQNKSMRLHESSGLTEHSIDLSVDFAALSPVEGGVCLVGGRGSRCYECGIEYRNSDTQDRATVHYVQKLAGCAGGRFYRTGPDFSLMQTLEANRLMLMLRRYGRERDRSSKHIKELSISIKNTKLQLEDPHLKNTNQTYRSLQNLESKHRQARLRLQELDQETAPYIASWVQRFFDLKDSAILAKKIKTSEQGDIPILLVGEPTIDYNTTSDIGNDLYLARTILEQTLFLKSQGVSTCEVSRLFVDQFMNTIMSTEATELMLPYNSVIGEENKAWVAAVCSSVLAQKFGDDAVQSAGQGNKKLGLLNEENRPLLERLLSYTKQASKASENGLSLAPWDMSDDPLHISDLETVKIEPQENNA; encoded by the coding sequence ATGTCTTCAATAATATTCTCGCAAAAAGATGACTCCAATATTTATATTTCAAAGGGATTTTGGAATAAAAAAAACATCATAGCCAATCTAAGTGATAAACTTTATTTATTGAAACAAGATATTACAACTGACGAATTAGTCAATGTGATGGCTGATCATCGAAAAATGTTTTTATCAGAAAAAATATTGGCTAACACATCACCAACAAAATTGAAGAACGCAACTCAATTCCCATTACGTTTCACTGATATGGCAGAGTTTTCTGACTATTTGGAAGTTAATAGCAACGGAGTTTTACAAGGTAAAACAATTCAAAATTTTATTAATTCACAACCCAGTACTAATCCAGAACAACAATTACTCTCATCAGGTAAAATTATTACCGATACACTACTAAATCATTTCAGCGAATCCCCTCATAAAGTCCTAAACTGGGACTCTGAGAATTTTTTCAGGTTTCTTTGCTCTTTAGACTTATTATTTAACGCAGAATATCTTAAGACATTGGTGCGTGATGATTTATTTTCAATCCTTTTTCGTCTTAGTCAGACTGACTGGAGTACGTTTAACCCAACAAACCAACCACTAACAGCACTAGTAAAAGATAAAAAAAATTTTCTTGTGTCCGTTAATAATTTTAAAGAAATGGGACTTTATGATGATGCGATCACAATTTCTCCAGAATTTGCCATTTGGATAAAGCCAATTTTAAGGAAAATAAAAAGAGGTATATCTACAGAAAACCAACGAAGAAACTTGTTATGTGCTTACAATAAATTAACATTGGCATCAGGACAGTGGCTAGCACTTGGAGCATTAAAAAAATATTGGATTATGCCACCATCCAACCGACTAGTTGAAATATTAACTAGTTTACAAGACAATATTACTCTTCCACTTAGTGAGTTATCGACTCCTGAAGACAAAATTAACCACAAACACTATCCTATGACAGTATATAAAAAACAACAGGCTTTTTTTATATGCTGTACAACCATAAGAGAGATTGAAGATTTACCTCAAAACGTAGCTAATTGGATCTCCTTTAAAAATACCCGCCAGTGGTGGGGAAACATCTTAAATGATTATCAAGCGAAAAATAACCTTCCACTTTGGCCTATAGATTTACTAAATCAACAACGACTAAAAACTGTCTCTAATAGAAAAAAATGGACTGTCTCCTGGGCAAAAGAAAACATGTCTCCTGCCTGGGCCGATTTCGTAGAAACGATGTATCTGGCTGATGTAAATTTAAACTGCAGTACAGCTTCTTCAAAAATTAGAAATTTATATTATTGGGCAAAAAGCCAAAATATTACATCACCTTGGGAAATCACACCTAATGACCTATTAAATGCATCCATCGACAAAAACAAAGTTAGCTTTCGGGAATACTTACAGAAAATTCGTGATAACGCAGACAAAAAAAACAGTAATTCTGACTCACATGTAAAACGTAAAAATTCAAGTACAGTACATATTACCAGTTGGCAAGGAGCAAACTCTGCATTTGAATTGGTCGTATCATATGGGAAATTACCAGGAACACCGGTTAATGTATTGGCACACAAATTAAAAAATCCATTTGAAGGTTTTGAAATACCTTTCAGAACAAAAAGAAGGTCATCTAAAACTCCAAGAGCTCGTATGCTTTATGAAATTCAAGAGGCATTAGTAGATGAGTTGCTTGGATTAGAAAAACAAGAAAAAATAATTAAACAAACACGACAAGACCAAAACGGAAATGTTTTATGTAATTCTGATGGCTCTGCTTTATACGAGGAAAAACGAATTATTGTTGAAGTTCCTACCTTCAAATTTGCAAAAAAAATAGCCCTAGAAACTATTCAGTTGAGTAAAAGAGGTCATCCAGACTTCTTTTATGTAACAAATCCTCAAGATCCTAACAAAAAAGAGTCGATGTGGAATCCATCTACAGCAGTAATTCTCGCTTTATTACTTCTCCTTCCAATTCGCTCGATACAAGCCAGATGGCTAGATCAAGGTCTAATGGATGATATGGTTTTTGATAGAGAACTTAGAGTAATGGTAAAAAATACTCATAGCTTACAGAACTGGACATATTCAAATGGAATATCTCATAGTGAGTTATACGGTAGTCGGTCTGGAATACTCCAAACATCACTCAGTGACTTTCAAGACGTTGAAGAGACAATATTGTGGATATCAACAAATAAAACAGCTCTCTGGGATGGTGCACAAAAAACTGGATATTCATTGCCTTGGCCTGATGGTTTAGATCTTCTGAACAGTGAGAATAATGATGTTCAAGCTCAAGGTCGTAAGTTGGCTAGAGTTTACGAAGTATTAAACTATCAATTTGAATTTATGGAACAATACGACCCAGAGCCTATTCCAATAAGCTTTCAGCACAGCACAGATGAATCGTATAGAGTACCTCATGACGAAGATGAATTAAAAACTATGCCATGGTTTGTTCCTCTATGCCGAGATCTAGGAAACCCAATATCGATAACTCTTCCCAATGGCGAAACAAGTTTTGCCGCCCCTTGTATTCCAAGAAGTCGTATAGTGAAACTGTACTCGGCTCTTTGTTTTCATGTTGAACAAAAACTTAAAAAAAATAAACAACTAAGTGGAATTAAATTAACAGGTAAAATTGATTACAAACATGCCTCTCATGCGTATAAAGGGTATGTACCACTATTCGATATTCATTCATTGCGTGTAGCAGGTATCTCTCATCTTATAGAACTAGGGGTACCTATCTATATCGTTTCTGAATATATAGCAGGTCATTCTACCATTATCATGACCTTACATTATTTCAAGACACACCCGTTGTTTCTTAGAAAGAAATTAATGGATGCAATGCTTAATGGACAATTACTCGATGGATATGAAAGTATCGTCGATGAACTAAGTCATATGGCTAATTCTCAGAATAAATCTATGCGTCTTCACGAAAGTAGTGGATTAACTGAGCACTCAATAGATTTATCTGTCGATTTTGCAGCGCTTTCTCCTGTCGAAGGAGGTGTATGTCTTGTTGGTGGTAGAGGGTCAAGGTGTTATGAATGTGGAATCGAATATAGAAATAGTGATACTCAAGACCGAGCAACCGTACATTATGTTCAAAAATTAGCTGGTTGTGCAGGTGGTCGTTTTTACCGTACAGGTCCAGATTTTTCCCTCATGCAAACCTTAGAAGCAAACAGATTAATGCTGATGCTTAGACGGTATGGAAGAGAACGAGATAGATCCAGCAAACACATCAAGGAGCTTAGTATCTCTATCAAAAATACTAAACTACAACTCGAAGACCCACACCTCAAAAATACTAATCAAACATATCGGTCTTTACAAAATTTGGAAAGTAAACATAGACAAGCAAGACTCAGGCTTCAGGAATTAGATCAGGAAACAGCACCATATATAGCATCTTGGGTTCAACGATTTTTTGATCTAAAAGATTCAGCTATTTTAGCAAAAAAAATTAAAACTTCAGAACAAGGTGATATACCAATACTATTAGTTGGGGAACCTACTATTGATTATAATACCACATCAGATATTGGAAATGATTTATACCTAGCCCGAACAATTCTGGAGCAAACCTTATTTCTAAAATCACAGGGAGTGAGCACATGTGAAGTATCACGTTTATTTGTTGATCAATTTATGAATACCATCATGTCTACAGAAGCTACCGAGTTGATGTTACCGTATAACAGTGTGATAGGTGAAGAAAATAAAGCATGGGTTGCGGCAGTTTGTAGCTCAGTATTAGCACAAAAATTCGGAGATGATGCTGTTCAATCAGCAGGACAGGGAAATAAAAAGCTTGGATTGTTAAATGAGGAAAACCGACCACTTCTCGAACGATTACTTAGCTACACCAAACAGGCATCAAAGGCATCAGAGAATGGTTTGTCCCTTGCACCATGGGATATGTCTGATGATCCTCTGCATATTTCAGACCTTGAAACAGTAAAAATAGAACCCCAAGAAAATAATGCTTAA
- the fruA gene encoding PTS fructose transporter subunit IIBC: MKIAIITACPSGVANSVLAAGLLEQAAKSLNWSATVECHSSVVDGYTLTDNDIAEAEAVIIAANCPVDTSRFVGKKVYQSEISECTASPSDYLKSAVEKAQPLSQAQVTSAAPATAPSSGTQKIVAITACPTGVAHTFMAAEALEDTAKKLGHDIKVETRGSVGAKNQLTAEEIEAADLVIIAADIDVPLDRFNGKKLYKTKTGPALKKTKEEIEKAFAQATVYSAQGGDSAQAATEEKKGVYKHLMTGVSHMLPVVVAGGLIIALSFVFGIEAFKEEGTMAAALMKIGGGSAFALMIPVLAGYIAFSIADRPGLAPGLVGGMLASSIGSGFLGGIAAGFIAGYSAKLIADKVQLPQSMEALKPILIIPFIATLFTGLVMIYIVGEPVASIMSAMTDFLNSMGSANAILLGIILGAMMCFDLGGPVNKAAYTFGVGLLASQQYLPMAAIMAAGMVPALGMGLATFIAKDKFDNSEREAGKASFVLGLCFISEGAIPFAARDPMRVIPSCMIGGAITGALSMLFGAKLMAPHGGLFVLFIPNAISPVLMYLVAIAVGTAVTGFGYALFKPRGEKAAA, encoded by the coding sequence ATGAAAATTGCCATTATTACCGCATGCCCAAGCGGCGTTGCAAACAGCGTTCTCGCTGCCGGTCTGTTAGAGCAGGCAGCAAAATCCTTGAACTGGTCAGCAACTGTTGAATGTCACTCTTCTGTTGTTGATGGCTACACACTCACTGACAATGATATCGCTGAAGCAGAAGCTGTTATTATCGCAGCAAACTGTCCGGTTGATACATCGCGTTTCGTCGGAAAAAAAGTGTATCAAAGCGAAATTTCCGAATGTACTGCATCCCCATCTGACTATCTGAAATCAGCTGTAGAAAAAGCGCAGCCGCTTTCTCAGGCTCAGGTAACTTCAGCTGCTCCGGCAACAGCACCTTCTTCCGGCACACAGAAAATTGTAGCAATCACGGCCTGCCCGACCGGTGTTGCACATACCTTTATGGCGGCAGAAGCACTGGAAGATACAGCGAAGAAACTGGGTCATGACATCAAAGTTGAAACCCGTGGTTCTGTCGGTGCGAAAAACCAGCTGACTGCTGAAGAAATTGAAGCAGCAGATCTGGTCATTATCGCAGCCGACATTGACGTCCCTCTGGACCGTTTCAACGGTAAAAAGCTGTATAAGACCAAAACAGGGCCGGCGCTGAAGAAGACTAAAGAAGAGATCGAGAAAGCGTTCGCTCAGGCGACCGTATACTCGGCTCAGGGTGGCGATTCAGCACAAGCCGCAACGGAAGAGAAGAAAGGTGTTTATAAACATCTGATGACGGGTGTATCACACATGCTTCCGGTCGTGGTTGCCGGTGGTTTGATCATCGCACTTTCTTTTGTCTTCGGTATTGAAGCATTTAAAGAAGAAGGCACAATGGCTGCCGCATTAATGAAGATTGGTGGTGGTTCCGCCTTCGCATTAATGATTCCTGTTCTGGCAGGCTACATTGCCTTCTCGATTGCTGACCGTCCCGGGCTGGCACCAGGTCTTGTCGGTGGTATGCTGGCAAGTTCAATCGGTTCTGGTTTCCTTGGTGGTATTGCTGCAGGTTTTATTGCCGGTTATTCTGCAAAACTGATCGCAGATAAAGTACAGCTGCCACAGTCAATGGAAGCACTGAAGCCAATCCTGATCATTCCGTTTATCGCCACGCTGTTTACCGGTCTGGTCATGATCTACATCGTTGGTGAACCTGTTGCTTCAATCATGAGCGCAATGACTGACTTCCTGAACAGCATGGGTTCTGCGAATGCGATTCTGCTGGGTATTATTCTTGGCGCAATGATGTGTTTCGACCTGGGTGGTCCGGTCAACAAAGCCGCTTATACATTTGGTGTGGGTCTGCTTGCTTCTCAGCAATATCTGCCAATGGCGGCAATTATGGCGGCGGGTATGGTTCCTGCGCTGGGTATGGGTCTGGCGACATTCATTGCCAAAGACAAATTCGATAACAGCGAGCGTGAAGCCGGTAAAGCATCATTTGTTCTGGGTCTGTGCTTCATCTCTGAAGGTGCAATTCCGTTTGCAGCAAGAGATCCAATGCGTGTGATTCCATCATGTATGATTGGTGGTGCAATCACAGGTGCGCTGTCCATGTTGTTCGGTGCAAAACTGATGGCACCTCACGGTGGTTTATTTGTACTGTTCATTCCAAACGCAATTTCACCTGTACTGATGTATCTGGTTGCGATTGCGGTCGGTACAGCGGTCACTGGCTTTGGTTACGCCTTATTCAAGCCTCGTGGTGAAAAAGCAGCGGCATAA
- a CDS encoding tyrosine-type recombinase/integrase — protein MNTFLNPWYSTIWLYDSDFEQRKFPLVYLANGMPSYTINQYIYHLLESEISHNKLESSVRALCHLYAFTCAYYGQRILTSEEASYLVANFIDAKKFGTDEFCIRNSPRFSWLKNLGLNWKPLSLSKNGISTIKGYIRAITNFDKWQANIYNIQPLNPTEKYFISAWRQYKKFETRKEWDPLIHLELARKRRKQTEEKYSSQVENKLNSNHKRLTIKNKLRIRKAFPLGRFIDLVETASNPRDKMLILLQGGGSLRRSEPLHIFHSDIEGQNEFGEARIRIDDPEIGMVEWRDHNGKLVSGTRIQYFQQYWAMNNQNFPDSHPLKFLGPRTLMDRKDSGLNAGFKGMTFAESSCSDWLLNERSDGRTYDVNHLWWLDPVLGSYWYELFEEYEENYLRYNYYTGERNPTGFPFHPWLFIAIDREHYGAPLSIPAMKKIWARLKKRLGIEETLGWHSLRHMFGYYCANVLKIPPEITQFFLHHSSVSSTNAYYHINHNRVRYELTTKQLMAAGIEYMPEHLILKDTPIPNWPSAWQQNPQYKLYKKILMSHS, from the coding sequence ATGAATACATTTTTGAATCCATGGTATTCAACTATATGGCTCTATGATTCGGATTTTGAACAGAGAAAATTTCCGTTAGTATACTTAGCTAATGGAATGCCTAGTTACACTATTAATCAATACATTTACCACTTACTTGAATCTGAAATTTCTCATAACAAGTTAGAATCTTCAGTAAGAGCATTATGCCATCTTTATGCATTTACATGTGCATACTACGGACAACGAATACTGACATCTGAAGAGGCATCATACCTAGTTGCTAATTTTATTGATGCAAAAAAATTCGGAACTGATGAGTTTTGTATTAGAAACTCCCCTCGCTTTTCATGGCTTAAAAATTTAGGCTTGAATTGGAAACCATTATCCTTAAGTAAAAATGGTATAAGTACCATTAAGGGATATATTAGAGCAATTACAAATTTTGATAAATGGCAAGCAAATATTTATAACATCCAACCATTGAATCCAACGGAAAAATACTTCATATCGGCCTGGCGACAATACAAAAAATTTGAAACAAGAAAGGAATGGGATCCTTTGATACACCTTGAACTTGCCAGGAAACGTAGAAAACAAACAGAAGAAAAATACAGTTCTCAAGTCGAAAATAAGCTTAATTCAAACCACAAGCGGTTAACTATTAAAAATAAATTGAGAATAAGAAAAGCATTTCCACTAGGACGCTTTATTGACCTAGTCGAAACGGCATCCAATCCAAGAGACAAAATGCTAATTCTTCTCCAAGGGGGAGGGTCATTACGTCGTAGCGAACCTTTACACATATTTCATTCAGATATTGAAGGACAAAATGAATTTGGCGAGGCGAGAATCAGAATAGATGACCCTGAAATAGGAATGGTTGAATGGCGGGACCACAATGGAAAATTGGTGTCTGGTACTCGAATTCAATATTTCCAACAATATTGGGCAATGAACAACCAAAATTTTCCAGACTCTCATCCACTTAAATTCTTAGGACCAAGAACTTTAATGGATCGCAAAGATAGCGGTCTCAATGCCGGATTCAAGGGAATGACTTTTGCAGAAAGTTCATGTTCTGACTGGCTTCTTAATGAACGATCTGACGGGAGAACCTATGATGTAAATCATCTTTGGTGGCTAGACCCTGTACTGGGTTCATATTGGTATGAATTATTCGAGGAATATGAAGAAAACTATCTTCGCTATAATTATTACACTGGAGAACGAAACCCTACCGGTTTTCCTTTTCATCCTTGGCTATTTATTGCAATTGACCGTGAACATTATGGCGCACCTTTATCAATACCGGCGATGAAGAAAATCTGGGCTCGACTAAAAAAAAGATTAGGAATAGAAGAAACATTAGGTTGGCATAGCCTTAGGCATATGTTTGGCTACTACTGTGCAAATGTTTTAAAAATTCCTCCTGAAATAACTCAATTTTTCCTACATCACAGTAGTGTCAGTTCCACTAATGCTTATTATCATATTAATCACAATCGAGTACGTTATGAATTAACAACTAAGCAATTGATGGCTGCAGGAATTGAATATATGCCAGAACATTTAATCTTAAAAGATACCCCAATACCCAACTGGCCAAGTGCATGGCAACAAAACCCGCAATATAAGTTATACAAAAAAATATTAATGTCCCATAGTTAA
- the nrdG gene encoding anaerobic ribonucleoside-triphosphate reductase-activating protein: protein MNYHKYYPIDVVNGPGTRCTLFVSGCEHQCKGCYNQNTWSLSSGFPYTDELEDQIINDLNDTRIYRRGLSLSGGDPLHPGNLSAVLKLVKRVKQACPQKDIWLWTGYLLDELSDAQRDITEWVDVLIDGKFEQDKADPSLDWRGSSNQLIHMLHPDE, encoded by the coding sequence ATGAATTATCATAAATATTATCCGATCGATGTGGTCAATGGCCCCGGAACCCGTTGTACGCTGTTTGTTTCGGGGTGTGAGCACCAGTGCAAAGGTTGTTACAACCAGAACACCTGGTCATTAAGTTCGGGGTTTCCTTATACGGATGAACTGGAAGATCAGATTATCAATGATCTGAACGATACACGTATCTACAGACGGGGCTTGTCCCTGTCTGGCGGTGATCCGCTACATCCGGGCAATCTGAGTGCGGTACTGAAGCTGGTGAAGCGGGTGAAGCAGGCATGTCCGCAGAAAGATATCTGGCTGTGGACCGGTTACCTGCTGGACGAACTGAGTGATGCCCAGCGCGATATCACAGAATGGGTTGATGTGCTGATTGACGGTAAATTTGAGCAGGATAAGGCGGACCCGTCGCTGGACTGGCGGGGAAGTTCGAATCAACTCATTCATATGCTGCATCCGGATGAATGA